A segment of the Acidobacteriota bacterium genome:
GGGGAGTTAACCGTACTGTAGCCGAGATTCATGCTCTCTTTTATCTCTCCAGCCAGCCTCTGAATGCGGAAGACGTGGCTGCGGCATTGTCCTTTTCTCGGTCCAATGTCAGTGCCGGCCTGCGAGAACTGGAGAATTGGGGCCTTATAAGTCCCGTGCATTTCCGTGGAGACCGCAAGCAGTATTACGAGGCAATCAAGGAGCCCTGGGAGATCTTCCGGGTGATCCTTGATGAGCGTAAGCGCCGTGAGATCGACCCTGGTGTGACGGCGTTGCGTGCCTGCCTTCAAGAAGTGACAGGATCGGCACCCGCAGATTTATATGCCCAAGAGCGTCTTCGTGCCGTACTGGAGTTTTTTGAGGTTATGATTCCTTTGTACGATGAGCTTCGACGCTTGCCGCAAGGCCCCATTCAGAACCTTGCGAAACTGACGGCAAAAATAAGGGAGATCATCAGGTGAGGCTTGGATTCCTTTGCCTCGAGGCCTGGGCACCGGTTCTTCCAAGGGATTATCGATAGCAGGTTACAACATGAGCCAGCGGAGACTTAGTTAATGCGCTATTCTGGCTGCCGCCGGCAGAATGCGTAAATGGAGGAGAAAGTTGAAGATACTCGAGTGGAGGAATAATGCATGGTGTTCATAAAACGTTTCTTTAGATTAGTAGTGATGAGCCTTGGGGTCACTGTAATGGCGTTAGTAGGCAACTCGAGGACTCTGGCGATCACCAGTTTTGCAAGGCAAACTGGATTGCCCTGCAGTTCCTGCCATACGATTCCACCGGAACTGACTCCGTTTGGGAGAACATTTAAGCTGAATGGGTATACTTTGACGGGTCTGCCGCAGATTACGGCCAAGCCGGCCCGCCAGGAAGCGGGTCTGAGCCTGAGCCGCTATATGCCTATTGCAGCTTTCATTCAATTTTCGAACGCAGGAACCAAGCGTCCACAGCCAGGGACGGAGAACTGGAACTTTGAATTTCCACAATCCGCAAGCTTATTCCTGGCTGGGGCCATGTCGGACCACGTGGGAAGCTTTATTCAAGTCACCTACGATGCTCAAGCCGACCACTT
Coding sequences within it:
- a CDS encoding MarR family transcriptional regulator — protein: MNLMNATEKFVALWGEMGTKWGVNRTVAEIHALFYLSSQPLNAEDVAAALSFSRSNVSAGLRELENWGLISPVHFRGDRKQYYEAIKEPWEIFRVILDERKRREIDPGVTALRACLQEVTGSAPADLYAQERLRAVLEFFEVMIPLYDELRRLPQGPIQNLAKLTAKIREIIR